A window of Pirellula sp. SH-Sr6A contains these coding sequences:
- a CDS encoding cytochrome-c peroxidase, protein MTKVLGAWMILVSGMRWDTFTVFCRVAGVLVIASASAMAQDEADKLHERAKSMFGAVDESPDDQMERPIVELGHRLFWDERLSSNGKVACANCHTTSAWGADSAQFSLDAKGKRTKRNSQTVFNSMLQPNLRWTADRKSGAHQAEKSLTGSMGFARADDVLPLLTRYGYEPLFKAAFPTQPSPVTPVNYAKAIEAYEETLTTPAPFDRYLAGNRVAIDAKQKEGLRLFLDIGCADCHSGKLLGGEDVAMFGVYGDYWTLTNSQVPDEGLFESSENEADKFHFRISMLRNIDKTGPYFHDGSVSDLKAAVTIMARLQVDRELRGNQIDSIVVFLKSLTGEVPMNYQRPDALMSPR, encoded by the coding sequence ATGACGAAGGTTCTGGGTGCCTGGATGATTCTGGTGAGTGGAATGCGATGGGATACGTTCACGGTTTTCTGTCGAGTCGCAGGAGTTCTGGTCATCGCGTCTGCTAGCGCGATGGCTCAAGATGAAGCCGACAAACTCCATGAAAGAGCCAAATCGATGTTCGGGGCGGTGGACGAATCGCCTGACGATCAGATGGAACGCCCCATTGTGGAGCTCGGCCACCGCTTGTTCTGGGATGAACGATTGTCTTCCAACGGTAAAGTGGCGTGTGCCAATTGCCACACAACTTCGGCTTGGGGGGCTGATTCGGCGCAATTCTCTTTGGATGCGAAGGGCAAGCGGACAAAACGCAACTCACAGACCGTTTTCAACTCGATGCTTCAACCAAATCTCCGATGGACGGCAGATCGGAAATCGGGAGCTCATCAAGCTGAGAAATCACTGACGGGCTCGATGGGATTCGCCCGTGCCGATGACGTGCTCCCGTTATTGACCCGATATGGTTACGAACCGCTGTTCAAGGCTGCGTTTCCGACTCAACCTAGTCCTGTTACACCCGTTAACTACGCGAAGGCTATCGAAGCGTATGAAGAGACGTTGACGACGCCCGCACCCTTCGATCGTTACCTGGCAGGTAATCGTGTCGCGATCGATGCCAAGCAAAAGGAAGGGCTTCGTCTCTTCTTGGATATTGGTTGTGCAGATTGTCACTCGGGTAAATTACTCGGTGGCGAGGACGTAGCGATGTTCGGAGTTTACGGAGATTATTGGACTCTTACCAATTCACAGGTCCCTGATGAAGGACTCTTCGAATCGAGTGAGAATGAAGCCGACAAGTTTCACTTCCGCATTTCGATGCTTCGCAATATCGACAAAACCGGTCCCTATTTTCACGATGGTTCGGTTTCCGATTTGAAAGCGGCTGTTACCATCATGGCTAGGCTACAAGTCGACCGGGAGTTACGTGGCAATCAGATTGACTCGATTGTGGTGTTTCTTAAATCACTAACGGGAGAAGTCCCGATGAACTACCAAAGGCCTGATGCGTTGATGTCACCACGATGA